Proteins encoded together in one Etheostoma cragini isolate CJK2018 chromosome 11, CSU_Ecrag_1.0, whole genome shotgun sequence window:
- the LOC117952783 gene encoding probable phospholipid-transporting ATPase IH isoform X5 encodes MDFTQLRNIISRYCVGEEIWVDSRTVYIGHKEPPPGAEAYILQRYPDNRIVSSKYTFWNFIPKNLFEQFRRIANFYFLGIFLVQLIIDTPTSPVTSGLPLFFVITVTAIKQGYEDWLRHKADCSINECPVDVVQQGKVVRTQSHKLRVGDIVVVREDETFPCDLILLSSSRHDGTCYVTTASLDGESSHKTYYAVQDTMAFRTEQEVDSLHATIECEQPQPDLYKFVGRINIYKDKEEPVARPLGAENLLLRGATLKNTQHIYAVAVYTGMETKMALNYQSKSQKRSAVEKSMNAFLIVYLCILISKAVINTVLKYAWQWSPDRDEPWYNHRTENERQRHMVIRAFTDFLAFMVLFNYIIPVSMYVTVEMQKFLGSYFITWDEEMFDEELGEGAQVNTSDLNEELGQVEYVFTDKTGTLTENNMEFIECCVDGNVYIPHAICNGQILSAASSIDMIDSSPGGYRREHEDLFFRALCLCHTVQVKEEETVDGIKRGIHQGRPTSFYISSSPDEVALVEGMKRLGYTYLRLKDNYMEILNKDDDIERFELLHVLNFDSVRRRMSVIVRSSSGEYLLFCKGADSSIFPRVVSGKLEQVKARVEQNAIEGLRTLCVAYRRLSECEYQEACHHLNEAKLALQDREQRLAQAYDIIEKDFVLLGATAVEDRLQEKAADTIESLHKAGMKVWVLTGDKMETAAATCYASKLFRRSTQILELTKKRTEEQSLHDVLFELNRTVLRQRSISGLSVDCLDFGLIIDGATLSAVLKANQERAGSGNYREIFLEICRNCSAVLCCRMAPLQKAQIVKLIKASKEHPITLAIGDGANDVSMILEAHVGIGIMGKEGRQAARNSDYAIPKFKHLKKMLLVHGHYYYIRIAELVQYFFYKNVCFIFPQFLYQFFCGFSQQPLYDTAYLTLYNISFTSLPILLYSLVEQHITMETLKRDPSLYRDIAKNSLLRWPVFLYWTCLGVFDAVIFFFGAYFLFDNTTFTSNGQMFGNWTFGTLVFTVLVFTVTLKLALDTHHWTWINHFVIWGSLLFYVIFSLLWGGIIWPFLNYQRMYYVFMQMLSSGPAWLSIILLITVSLLPDVIKKVLCRTMCPTATERAQSNRPCLTVEPSTIFMLSQSSSRMSF; translated from the exons GGCTACGAGGACTGGCTCAGACACAAGGCTGACTGCTCTATAAACGAGTGTCCGGTGGACGTGGTGCAGCAGGGGAAGGTGGTGAGGACACAAAGTCACAAACTACGG GTGGGGGACATTGTCGTGGTGAGGGAGGACGAGACTTTCCCCTGTGACCTAATCCTGCTCTCTTCCAGCCGCCATGATGGGACCTGCTATGTCACCACAGCCAGCCTGGACGGGGAGTCCAGTCACAAG ACCTATTATGCTGTACAAGATACCATGGCCTTTAGAACGGAGCAGGAGGTGGATTCGCTACATGCCACTATTGAATGTGAACAACCACAGCCTGACCTCTACAA ATTTGTGGGACGCATCAATATTTACAAGGACAAAGAAGAGCCTGTGGCTAG ACCACTTGGGGCTGAGAATTTGCTCCTTAGAGGAGCCACACTGAAGAACACACAACATATTTATG CTGTTGCAGTTTACACTGGTATGGAGACTAAGATGGCACTTAATTACCAGTCTAAATCTCAGAAGCGCTCTGCTGTAGAAAA GTCGATGAATGCCTTTTTGATAGTGTATCTGTGCATCTTGATCAGTAAAGCGGTGATCAACACTGTTCTGAAATATGCTTGGCAGTGGTCTCCAGACAGAGACGAGCCCTGGTACAACCACAGGACCGAGAACGAGCGCCAGCGCCACATG GTGATCAGAGCATTCACAGACTTCCTGGCCTTCATGGTCTTGTTCAATTACATTATCCCAGTGTCTATGTACGTGACGGTGGAGATGCAGAAATTCCTGGGCTCCTATTTCATCACCTGGGATGAGGAAATGTTTGATGAAGAGCTGGGAGAGGGTGCTCAGGTCAACACCTCTGACTTGAATGAAGAGCTGGGACAG GTGGAGTATGTGTTTACTGACAAAACAGGAACTCTCACTGAGAACAACATGGAGTTTATTGAATGCTGCGTTGATGGGAACGTCTACATCCCGCATGCCATCTGCAACGGCCAAATCCTCAGTGCTGCGTCCAGTATAGACATGATTGACTCCTCACCTGGAGGATACAGGAGA gAACACGAGGACCTGTTTTTCCGGGCGCTGTGTCTGTGTCACACAGTGcaggtgaaggaggaggagacggTGGATGGCATCAAGAGGGGCATCCACCAGGGCAGGCCCACCTCCTTCTACATCTCTTCCTCACCAGATGAGGTTGCTTTGGTGGAGGGAATGAAAAG GCTGGGTTACACCTATCTGAGACTAAAAGACAACTACATGGAGATCCTCAACAAAGACGATGACATTGAAAG GTTTGAGCTGCTCCATGTACTAAACTTTGACTCTGTCAGGAGGAGAATGAGCGTCATAGTCAGGTCAAGCTCAG GCGAATACCTGCTGTTTTGTAAGGGGGCAGACTCGTCCATTTTTCCTCGGGTAGTATCTGGGAAGTTGGAGCAGGTTAAAGCCCGGGTGGAACAGAATGCTATA GAGGGGCTGCGTACTCTGTGTGTTGCTTATCGAAGGCTGTCAGAGTGCGAATACCAAGAGGCGTGTCATCACCTGAACGAAGCCAAGCTGGCCCTGCAGGACAGGGAGCAGAGGCTGGCGCAGGCCTATGACATCATTGAGAAAGACTTTGTGCTTCTGGGTGCTACGGCAGTGGAGGACAG GCTCCAGGAGAAAGCTGCAGACACCATTGAGTCactgcacaaggctgggatgaAAGTCTGGGTCCTGACAGGGGACAAGATGGAGACGGCAGCGGCTACCTGCTATGCCAGCAAGCTGTTCCGTCGCAGCACCCAAATCCTGGAGCTGACCAAAAAACGCACAGAAGAGCAGAGTCTGCATGATGTTCTGTTTGAACTGAACAGGACGGTTCTCAGACAACGCTCTATTTCTGG GTTGTCGGTAGACTGCCTCGACTTTGGCCTGATCATCGACGGAGCCACTCTGTCAGCAGTGCTAAAGGCCAACCAGGAGCGTGCCGGTTCGGGCAATTACAGAGAAATCTTTCTTGAGATTTGTCGCAACTGTAGCGCTGTGCTCTGCTGTCGCATGGCACCACTGCAGAAAGCACAG ATTGTGAAGCTAATTAAAGCTTCTAAAGAGCACCCCATAACCCTCGCCATCGGCGATGGGGCCAACGATGTCAGCATGATCTTGGAAGCGCATGTGGGCATTG GCATCATGGGTAAAGAGGGCCGACAGGCAGCAAGGAACAGTGACTATGCCATCCCGAAGTTTAAACACCTGAAGAAGATGCTACTCGTTCATGGCCACTACTATTACATCCGAATTGCTGAACTTGTTCAGTACTTCTTCTACAAG aatgTTTGCTTCATCTTCCCTCAGTTCCTGTACCAGTTCTTCTGTGGGTTCTCCCAGCAG CCTCTGTACGACACCGCCTATTTGACGTTGTACAACATCAGCTTCACCTCGCTCCCCATCCTCCTCTACAGCCTGGTTGAGCAGCACATCACCATGGAGACACTCAAGAGGGACCCCTCCTTGTACAG GGACATAGCGAAGAACTCTCTCCTCCGCTGGCCTGTCTTCCTGTATTGGACGTGCCTGGGTGTATTTGACGCTGTTATCTTCTTCTTTGGTGCCTACTTCCTGTTTGACAACACCACCTTCACCAGCAATGGCCAG ATGTTTGGGAACTGGACCTTTGGGACTCTCGTCTTTACTGTACTGGTGTTCACAGTTACGCTCAAG cttgCCTTGGACACACACCACTGGACCTGGATTAATCACTTTGTCATCTGGGGGTCACTTCTTTTCTatgttattttctctcttctctgggGAGGCATCATCTG GCCTTTCCTGAACTACCAGAGGATGTACTACGTGTTCATGCAGATGCTGTCTAGTGGTCCGGCGTGGCTCAGCATCATCTTGCTCATAACGGTCAGCTTGCTGCCAGATGTCATCAAGAAGGTCCTCTGCAGGACCATGTGTCCTACAGCCACCGAACGTGCACAG TCCAATCGCCCGTGCCTTACTGTGGAGCCATCCACCATCTTCATGCTTTCTCAGTCCTCCAGCAGAATGAGTTTCTGA
- the LOC117952783 gene encoding probable phospholipid-transporting ATPase IH isoform X4, with amino-acid sequence MDFTQLRNIISRYCVGEEIWVDSRTVYIGHKEPPPGAEAYILQRYPDNRIVSSKYTFWNFIPKNLFEQFRRIANFYFLGIFLVQLIIDTPTSPVTSGLPLFFVITVTAIKQGYEDWLRHKADCSINECPVDVVQQGKVVRTQSHKLRVGDIVVVREDETFPCDLILLSSSRHDGTCYVTTASLDGESSHKTYYAVQDTMAFRTEQEVDSLHATIECEQPQPDLYKFVGRINIYKDKEEPVARPLGAENLLLRGATLKNTQHIYAVAVYTGMETKMALNYQSKSQKRSAVEKSMNAFLIVYLCILISKAVINTVLKYAWQWSPDRDEPWYNHRTENERQRHMVIRAFTDFLAFMVLFNYIIPVSMYVTVEMQKFLGSYFITWDEEMFDEELGEGAQVNTSDLNEELGQVEYVFTDKTGTLTENNMEFIECCVDGNVYIPHAICNGQILSAASSIDMIDSSPGGYRREHEDLFFRALCLCHTVQVKEEETVDGIKRGIHQGRPTSFYISSSPDEVALVEGMKRLGYTYLRLKDNYMEILNKDDDIERFELLHVLNFDSVRRRMSVIVRSSSGEYLLFCKGADSSIFPRVVSGKLEQVKARVEQNAIEGLRTLCVAYRRLSECEYQEACHHLNEAKLALQDREQRLAQAYDIIEKDFVLLGATAVEDRLQEKAADTIESLHKAGMKVWVLTGDKMETAAATCYASKLFRRSTQILELTKKRTEEQSLHDVLFELNRTVLRQRSISGLSVDCLDFGLIIDGATLSAVLKANQERAGSGNYREIFLEICRNCSAVLCCRMAPLQKAQIVKLIKASKEHPITLAIGDGANDVSMILEAHVGIGIMGKEGRQAARNSDYAIPKFKHLKKMLLVHGHYYYIRIAELVQYFFYKNVCFIFPQFLYQFFCGFSQQPLYDTAYLTLYNISFTSLPILLYSLVEQHITMETLKRDPSLYRDIAKNSLLRWPVFLYWTCLGVFDAVIFFFGAYFLFDNTTFTSNGQLMTTNTQMMFGNWTFGTLVFTVLVFTVTLKLALDTHHWTWINHFVIWGSLLFYVIFSLLWGGIIWPFLNYQRMYYVFMQMLSSGPAWLSIILLITVSLLPDVIKKVLCRTMCPTATERAQSNRPCLTVEPSTIFMLSQSSSRMSF; translated from the exons GGCTACGAGGACTGGCTCAGACACAAGGCTGACTGCTCTATAAACGAGTGTCCGGTGGACGTGGTGCAGCAGGGGAAGGTGGTGAGGACACAAAGTCACAAACTACGG GTGGGGGACATTGTCGTGGTGAGGGAGGACGAGACTTTCCCCTGTGACCTAATCCTGCTCTCTTCCAGCCGCCATGATGGGACCTGCTATGTCACCACAGCCAGCCTGGACGGGGAGTCCAGTCACAAG ACCTATTATGCTGTACAAGATACCATGGCCTTTAGAACGGAGCAGGAGGTGGATTCGCTACATGCCACTATTGAATGTGAACAACCACAGCCTGACCTCTACAA ATTTGTGGGACGCATCAATATTTACAAGGACAAAGAAGAGCCTGTGGCTAG ACCACTTGGGGCTGAGAATTTGCTCCTTAGAGGAGCCACACTGAAGAACACACAACATATTTATG CTGTTGCAGTTTACACTGGTATGGAGACTAAGATGGCACTTAATTACCAGTCTAAATCTCAGAAGCGCTCTGCTGTAGAAAA GTCGATGAATGCCTTTTTGATAGTGTATCTGTGCATCTTGATCAGTAAAGCGGTGATCAACACTGTTCTGAAATATGCTTGGCAGTGGTCTCCAGACAGAGACGAGCCCTGGTACAACCACAGGACCGAGAACGAGCGCCAGCGCCACATG GTGATCAGAGCATTCACAGACTTCCTGGCCTTCATGGTCTTGTTCAATTACATTATCCCAGTGTCTATGTACGTGACGGTGGAGATGCAGAAATTCCTGGGCTCCTATTTCATCACCTGGGATGAGGAAATGTTTGATGAAGAGCTGGGAGAGGGTGCTCAGGTCAACACCTCTGACTTGAATGAAGAGCTGGGACAG GTGGAGTATGTGTTTACTGACAAAACAGGAACTCTCACTGAGAACAACATGGAGTTTATTGAATGCTGCGTTGATGGGAACGTCTACATCCCGCATGCCATCTGCAACGGCCAAATCCTCAGTGCTGCGTCCAGTATAGACATGATTGACTCCTCACCTGGAGGATACAGGAGA gAACACGAGGACCTGTTTTTCCGGGCGCTGTGTCTGTGTCACACAGTGcaggtgaaggaggaggagacggTGGATGGCATCAAGAGGGGCATCCACCAGGGCAGGCCCACCTCCTTCTACATCTCTTCCTCACCAGATGAGGTTGCTTTGGTGGAGGGAATGAAAAG GCTGGGTTACACCTATCTGAGACTAAAAGACAACTACATGGAGATCCTCAACAAAGACGATGACATTGAAAG GTTTGAGCTGCTCCATGTACTAAACTTTGACTCTGTCAGGAGGAGAATGAGCGTCATAGTCAGGTCAAGCTCAG GCGAATACCTGCTGTTTTGTAAGGGGGCAGACTCGTCCATTTTTCCTCGGGTAGTATCTGGGAAGTTGGAGCAGGTTAAAGCCCGGGTGGAACAGAATGCTATA GAGGGGCTGCGTACTCTGTGTGTTGCTTATCGAAGGCTGTCAGAGTGCGAATACCAAGAGGCGTGTCATCACCTGAACGAAGCCAAGCTGGCCCTGCAGGACAGGGAGCAGAGGCTGGCGCAGGCCTATGACATCATTGAGAAAGACTTTGTGCTTCTGGGTGCTACGGCAGTGGAGGACAG GCTCCAGGAGAAAGCTGCAGACACCATTGAGTCactgcacaaggctgggatgaAAGTCTGGGTCCTGACAGGGGACAAGATGGAGACGGCAGCGGCTACCTGCTATGCCAGCAAGCTGTTCCGTCGCAGCACCCAAATCCTGGAGCTGACCAAAAAACGCACAGAAGAGCAGAGTCTGCATGATGTTCTGTTTGAACTGAACAGGACGGTTCTCAGACAACGCTCTATTTCTGG GTTGTCGGTAGACTGCCTCGACTTTGGCCTGATCATCGACGGAGCCACTCTGTCAGCAGTGCTAAAGGCCAACCAGGAGCGTGCCGGTTCGGGCAATTACAGAGAAATCTTTCTTGAGATTTGTCGCAACTGTAGCGCTGTGCTCTGCTGTCGCATGGCACCACTGCAGAAAGCACAG ATTGTGAAGCTAATTAAAGCTTCTAAAGAGCACCCCATAACCCTCGCCATCGGCGATGGGGCCAACGATGTCAGCATGATCTTGGAAGCGCATGTGGGCATTG GCATCATGGGTAAAGAGGGCCGACAGGCAGCAAGGAACAGTGACTATGCCATCCCGAAGTTTAAACACCTGAAGAAGATGCTACTCGTTCATGGCCACTACTATTACATCCGAATTGCTGAACTTGTTCAGTACTTCTTCTACAAG aatgTTTGCTTCATCTTCCCTCAGTTCCTGTACCAGTTCTTCTGTGGGTTCTCCCAGCAG CCTCTGTACGACACCGCCTATTTGACGTTGTACAACATCAGCTTCACCTCGCTCCCCATCCTCCTCTACAGCCTGGTTGAGCAGCACATCACCATGGAGACACTCAAGAGGGACCCCTCCTTGTACAG GGACATAGCGAAGAACTCTCTCCTCCGCTGGCCTGTCTTCCTGTATTGGACGTGCCTGGGTGTATTTGACGCTGTTATCTTCTTCTTTGGTGCCTACTTCCTGTTTGACAACACCACCTTCACCAGCAATGGCCAG CTTATGACCACCAACACACAGATG ATGTTTGGGAACTGGACCTTTGGGACTCTCGTCTTTACTGTACTGGTGTTCACAGTTACGCTCAAG cttgCCTTGGACACACACCACTGGACCTGGATTAATCACTTTGTCATCTGGGGGTCACTTCTTTTCTatgttattttctctcttctctgggGAGGCATCATCTG GCCTTTCCTGAACTACCAGAGGATGTACTACGTGTTCATGCAGATGCTGTCTAGTGGTCCGGCGTGGCTCAGCATCATCTTGCTCATAACGGTCAGCTTGCTGCCAGATGTCATCAAGAAGGTCCTCTGCAGGACCATGTGTCCTACAGCCACCGAACGTGCACAG TCCAATCGCCCGTGCCTTACTGTGGAGCCATCCACCATCTTCATGCTTTCTCAGTCCTCCAGCAGAATGAGTTTCTGA